A region from the Maridesulfovibrio zosterae DSM 11974 genome encodes:
- a CDS encoding aspartate carbamoyltransferase catalytic subunit, producing the protein MEWQHKDLLDITQLSKMEVQHVFETATYFQEINSRPVKKVPTLKGHSVVLFFAEPSTRTKVSFDMAGKRLSCDTFSLAKSSSSLTKGETLKDTALTLQAMNPDGIVLRHWASGAASFLAERLDCSVINAGDGRHAHPTQALLDGFTLYQEWGSLEGKTVLILGDIAHSRVARSNVIMLTMMGANVRLCGPRTLLPNYLKNWPVKVYSDINEASKGVDAIMCLRLQLERQQAGLLPDTREYSKYFGLGYGQIELAAPDVKIMHPGPVNRGVEISSELADSPASLILDQVASGVATRMALLYLYLTRKNN; encoded by the coding sequence ATGGAATGGCAGCATAAAGATTTGCTGGATATTACACAGCTCAGTAAAATGGAAGTACAGCATGTTTTTGAAACAGCTACATATTTTCAGGAAATTAACTCCCGTCCGGTTAAAAAAGTACCAACATTGAAAGGCCATAGCGTGGTCCTTTTTTTTGCTGAACCGAGCACAAGAACTAAAGTTTCATTTGATATGGCCGGAAAAAGACTTTCCTGCGATACCTTCTCACTTGCAAAAAGCTCAAGCAGTCTGACTAAGGGGGAAACCTTAAAAGACACTGCACTGACTTTACAAGCAATGAATCCGGACGGTATTGTTCTGCGCCACTGGGCCAGCGGAGCAGCCTCTTTTCTTGCTGAACGCCTTGATTGCAGCGTAATCAACGCTGGGGACGGTCGTCATGCCCACCCCACTCAGGCTCTACTTGATGGATTTACCCTTTATCAGGAATGGGGCTCCCTTGAGGGAAAAACGGTCCTCATCCTCGGAGATATTGCTCACAGCCGAGTGGCCAGATCCAACGTGATCATGCTGACCATGATGGGTGCAAATGTACGTTTATGCGGACCACGCACTCTACTGCCTAATTATCTTAAGAACTGGCCTGTAAAAGTATACTCAGATATTAATGAAGCGTCTAAAGGAGTTGATGCCATTATGTGTCTGCGTTTACAGCTTGAACGCCAGCAGGCAGGCCTTCTGCCGGACACCCGTGAATATTCAAAATACTTCGGGCTGGGCTATGGGCAAATAGAACTTGCAGCCCCTGACGTTAAAATAATGCACCCCGGCCCTGTCAATCGCGGGGTTGAAATTTCATCTGAACTAGCTGACAGCCCGGCAAGTCTCATACTTGATCAGGTTGCAAGCGGTGTCGCGACCCGCATGGCCCTGCTTTACCTTTATCTAACCCGTAAGAATAACTAA
- a CDS encoding cyclic nucleotide-binding domain-containing protein has product MGASSPNVKSFYRGQEIFKEGQESSVAYMIKKGAVNIFKIQNNEKIILAKLGEGEIFGEMGIIAKGDRSANAEAAEYCDLVVLTDQIILKLLDQCPRTIQYMTRLLVKRLARTGEMISPKGHMNNFTSICRILDLAYQTHTCMPKDLARKERNHDLGLEYSKFCKTVRGIILVSQSEIDIVINKLKSLKIIEVSDLRTGKAFPDRFIQIADPVNFVEVTTNLFKELQQTAYSSVSELQIVDIYEIADMLGSDPKVLYKKIGQEDFPETMFMFDRNKVSAWASEKEPDYFSKVTKKKKEISELEDIEDIVYVDNATLKEVFTRLGYHKLGLLMSVAEEDARKKILSNLAKKIAKVVQDEVREHVDESDAEDAVNELFQMVREIKGGETK; this is encoded by the coding sequence ATGGGGGCCAGCAGTCCTAATGTTAAGTCCTTTTACCGGGGACAGGAAATTTTCAAAGAAGGACAAGAGAGTTCCGTTGCCTATATGATTAAAAAGGGCGCGGTGAATATTTTCAAGATCCAGAATAATGAGAAGATAATCCTTGCAAAGTTGGGTGAGGGGGAAATTTTTGGTGAAATGGGGATTATTGCTAAAGGAGACCGTTCTGCCAATGCCGAGGCCGCTGAATATTGTGACCTTGTTGTACTGACTGACCAGATTATTTTGAAACTTTTGGATCAATGCCCGAGAACAATTCAATATATGACCCGCTTATTGGTTAAGCGTTTGGCCCGTACGGGAGAGATGATCTCTCCTAAGGGGCATATGAATAATTTTACTAGTATTTGTAGGATTTTAGATCTTGCCTATCAGACTCATACATGTATGCCCAAGGATCTGGCCAGAAAAGAGCGCAATCATGATCTTGGTCTGGAGTACAGCAAATTTTGTAAGACTGTTCGAGGTATTATTCTTGTTTCTCAGTCTGAAATAGATATTGTTATAAATAAACTTAAGAGTTTGAAAATTATTGAAGTCAGTGACCTGCGTACCGGAAAAGCATTTCCGGACCGGTTTATTCAGATTGCAGATCCTGTAAATTTTGTTGAAGTAACTACAAACCTCTTCAAAGAACTGCAACAGACAGCCTATTCTTCTGTTTCTGAACTGCAAATAGTAGATATCTATGAGATTGCAGATATGCTTGGTAGTGACCCAAAGGTGCTTTATAAGAAAATAGGACAGGAAGATTTTCCTGAAACTATGTTTATGTTTGATAGGAACAAGGTCAGTGCTTGGGCTTCTGAAAAAGAGCCCGACTATTTTAGTAAGGTTACTAAAAAGAAGAAAGAAATTTCTGAATTGGAAGATATTGAAGATATTGTATATGTGGACAACGCTACCTTAAAGGAAGTATTTACTCGCTTAGGTTATCATAAGCTTGGTCTGTTGATGAGTGTTGCCGAGGAAGATGCCCGGAAGAAAATTTTATCAAATCTTGCAAAGAAAATAGCCAAAGTTGTTCAGGATGAAGTCAGGGAGCACGTAGATGAATCTGATGCCGAAGATGCTGTAAACGAATTGTTTCAAATGGTCAGGGAGATTAAAGGGGGAGAAACTAAGTGA
- a CDS encoding dihydroorotase: MTNPELVIRKAVWKGEEVDLLVLKGKILDVIPSSDAMYEGAEVVAARGLLLMPSLTDVHAHLREPGFEYKEDIASGLKAAVHGGFSNIMCMANTDPVNDNSVITDEMIAKARKAFPEGGPRLFPIGALTKHLEGSELAPMHELAEAGCVAFSNDGVPVKNSEIFRRAMEYASDTGKPVIDHCEDPYLEPAAGVNEGMTSSLLGLAGQPDVAEASQVARDVLLAEYLDMHIHLAHISCRKSVDLIAWAKKRGVKVTAETCPHYLLLTEEALQGYGTDTKVNPPLRTDDDVNALFSGIKDGTIDMFATDHAPHAAHEKEVEFMIAPCGISGLDTALPLTWSLVADGKISFDDFIRMWTTSPCEIFDLPLNNFKKGDPADFFLFDPTEEWTLSPENMHSKGKNTPFMGQTLKGRVISHFLSGKKIV, from the coding sequence ATGACAAATCCAGAGCTGGTAATCCGCAAAGCGGTATGGAAAGGTGAAGAAGTCGATCTTCTCGTTTTGAAAGGTAAAATTTTAGATGTGATCCCATCCAGCGATGCTATGTATGAGGGCGCTGAAGTAGTTGCAGCCCGTGGTCTGCTGCTAATGCCTAGCCTGACTGATGTTCATGCTCACCTGCGTGAACCCGGATTTGAATATAAAGAAGATATTGCCTCAGGCCTGAAAGCAGCTGTTCACGGTGGTTTCTCAAACATCATGTGCATGGCTAACACTGATCCAGTCAATGATAACAGCGTGATCACAGATGAAATGATCGCCAAAGCCCGAAAGGCATTCCCTGAAGGCGGCCCAAGGCTGTTCCCAATCGGAGCTTTGACCAAGCATCTTGAAGGGTCTGAACTGGCTCCTATGCATGAACTTGCCGAAGCAGGATGTGTTGCATTTTCCAATGATGGTGTCCCTGTAAAAAACAGTGAAATATTCCGACGTGCAATGGAGTATGCCTCAGATACAGGGAAACCGGTTATTGATCACTGTGAAGACCCCTACCTTGAACCGGCTGCAGGAGTTAATGAAGGTATGACTTCAAGTCTGCTGGGACTTGCCGGACAGCCTGATGTGGCGGAAGCTTCGCAGGTTGCCCGTGATGTATTACTGGCGGAATATCTTGATATGCATATCCATCTGGCCCATATCTCGTGCCGTAAATCAGTTGACCTCATTGCCTGGGCAAAAAAACGCGGAGTAAAGGTAACTGCTGAAACCTGTCCTCATTACCTCCTGCTGACTGAAGAAGCGCTCCAGGGATACGGAACAGACACTAAAGTCAACCCGCCTCTTCGCACTGATGATGATGTAAATGCTTTATTTTCCGGTATCAAAGACGGTACAATTGATATGTTTGCAACTGATCATGCCCCGCATGCTGCTCATGAAAAAGAAGTTGAGTTTATGATTGCCCCCTGTGGAATATCAGGTCTTGATACTGCCCTGCCACTCACATGGTCATTGGTTGCGGACGGTAAAATCAGTTTTGACGATTTTATTAGAATGTGGACAACATCCCCTTGTGAAATATTTGATCTGCCACTGAATAATTTCAAGAAGGGAGACCCAGCTGATTTCTTCCTCTTTGATCCTACTGAAGAATGGACACTCAGCCCTGAAAATATGCATTCTAAAGGAAAAAACACTCCTTTCATGGGACAAACCCTGAAAGGACGTGTCATAAGCCATTTCCTTAGCGGAAAAAAAATAGTATGA
- the sppA gene encoding signal peptide peptidase SppA produces the protein MKKLFIFILLSVLLCGCQPKMNLFPDGTDPLLEQTLQGEGPDKVLVITVAGTISDEGKRGLFGTEPSIVQEVSSRLKLAEKDVSIKALVIKINSPGGTVTASDILYNEIMLFKEKTGAKVVVSMMDIAASGGYYISLPADTIMAHPTTLTGSIGVIFIRPKIDGLMDKIGISVEVSKSGRNKDMGFPFKPDTVEQKQIIDEIIKNYANRFQALVKKHRSISDKKLQKIFTAQVFSAEGAKKAGLIDNLGYLTDAVEKACELAGIPKNSKVIAYKRKSYPNDTLYNSASSKVFNPALINIDTGNLLPPSAGFHYLWMPAVH, from the coding sequence ATGAAAAAACTATTCATATTCATATTACTGTCTGTCCTGTTATGTGGTTGCCAGCCTAAAATGAATCTTTTCCCTGACGGAACAGATCCACTACTAGAACAAACTCTTCAAGGGGAAGGCCCTGATAAAGTTCTTGTTATCACAGTAGCCGGAACTATTTCAGATGAAGGTAAACGTGGACTTTTCGGAACAGAGCCAAGTATTGTTCAAGAGGTATCTTCCAGACTGAAACTTGCTGAAAAAGATGTGTCTATTAAGGCCCTTGTTATCAAAATAAACTCCCCAGGCGGAACTGTTACAGCAAGCGATATTCTGTATAATGAGATTATGCTTTTCAAAGAAAAGACCGGAGCGAAGGTTGTTGTATCCATGATGGATATCGCTGCTTCAGGAGGTTATTATATAAGCCTGCCTGCAGACACAATAATGGCACACCCGACGACCCTGACAGGATCAATCGGGGTAATTTTCATTCGCCCCAAAATTGACGGATTGATGGATAAAATTGGTATTTCGGTTGAAGTATCCAAGTCCGGTCGCAATAAAGATATGGGCTTTCCTTTTAAACCGGACACAGTTGAACAAAAACAGATCATCGACGAAATCATCAAAAATTATGCAAATCGTTTTCAAGCACTTGTAAAGAAACATCGTTCTATATCTGATAAAAAGCTCCAAAAAATATTTACAGCACAAGTATTTAGTGCTGAAGGAGCAAAAAAAGCCGGGCTTATAGACAATCTGGGTTATCTGACGGACGCAGTTGAAAAAGCATGTGAACTTGCAGGAATACCTAAGAATTCAAAAGTAATCGCCTATAAACGTAAATCCTATCCTAATGACACATTATATAACTCAGCGTCATCAAAGGTTTTTAATCCTGCTCTCATAAATATTGATACAGGTAATCTATTACCACCAAGCGCAGGTTTTCATTATCTCTGGATGCCTGCAGTACATTAA
- a CDS encoding phospholipase D-like domain-containing protein, with protein MSTELNLLLGHLAVVGGFSLAAILVLSILRKQKTSSAAFAWIMAIFFAPYIGVPFYLIFGGRKLKRDAHTKKDIHLEVQETVPREEADPIDSLLREYGIPGATVGNDVRLCPTGIDIYNELVSLIENAEHQILITTFILSRDDVGKDIVQRLARKVAAGVTVRLLLDDIGSMFTTRRFLKKLIDNGGKVAYFMPLFRAPFHGKTNLRNHRKIAIADQKIVLAGGTNIANEYIGPKECEERWTDLSFVLQGPAVRHYLEVFQSDWLFAAGEKVNIIPPCTSETPVKGDGIVQIVPSGPDVPRDPVHDALLTAAYTAEKRLWFVTPYYVPDEALAQALRLAAQRGVDVQVVIPAKSNHKLADLARGTHLRELNERGGKIIKYPHMVHAKVVVVDDRLSVVGSANMDMRSLFLNYEIVMFSYSKPEIEQVHNWVKNLMMESTKGVQPVGFVRDTVEGIARLMAPLL; from the coding sequence ATGAGCACTGAATTAAATCTCTTACTTGGGCATTTGGCTGTTGTCGGCGGCTTTTCGCTGGCTGCAATACTGGTCTTATCCATTTTGCGAAAACAAAAAACTTCATCGGCAGCCTTTGCATGGATTATGGCTATCTTCTTCGCCCCGTATATCGGAGTCCCCTTTTATTTAATTTTCGGTGGACGTAAGCTCAAACGAGATGCCCACACCAAAAAAGATATACATCTTGAAGTGCAGGAAACAGTTCCCAGAGAAGAGGCCGATCCCATTGACAGTCTGCTTCGCGAGTATGGCATCCCCGGAGCTACGGTAGGAAATGATGTTCGCTTGTGTCCGACTGGAATTGATATATATAATGAATTGGTCAGCTTAATTGAAAATGCTGAGCATCAAATACTAATTACCACTTTCATATTATCGCGCGATGATGTTGGAAAAGATATTGTCCAACGCCTTGCACGAAAAGTTGCCGCAGGAGTAACAGTACGGTTACTTCTTGATGATATCGGATCAATGTTTACTACGCGTCGTTTTTTAAAAAAACTTATCGACAACGGTGGAAAGGTTGCCTACTTCATGCCCCTGTTCAGAGCTCCTTTTCATGGAAAGACCAACCTGCGCAACCATCGCAAAATAGCTATTGCCGATCAGAAAATAGTACTTGCCGGCGGAACCAATATTGCAAATGAATATATAGGCCCCAAAGAATGTGAAGAGCGCTGGACAGATCTTTCATTTGTACTTCAAGGACCTGCTGTACGCCATTATCTTGAAGTTTTTCAGTCTGACTGGCTTTTTGCAGCCGGTGAGAAAGTAAACATCATCCCACCATGCACGTCTGAAACTCCTGTTAAAGGTGATGGTATCGTGCAGATTGTTCCATCTGGACCGGACGTGCCGCGAGACCCCGTTCATGACGCTCTGCTTACTGCGGCCTATACTGCAGAAAAAAGACTATGGTTTGTCACACCATATTATGTACCCGATGAGGCATTGGCACAGGCTCTCAGGCTGGCAGCTCAGCGCGGTGTTGATGTTCAAGTTGTCATCCCGGCTAAATCTAACCATAAGCTTGCTGACTTAGCCCGCGGAACTCATTTGCGAGAACTGAATGAACGCGGTGGAAAAATTATTAAATACCCGCATATGGTTCACGCCAAAGTAGTTGTCGTTGACGACAGACTTTCCGTTGTAGGTTCAGCAAATATGGATATGCGCAGCCTGTTTCTCAACTATGAAATAGTCATGTTCTCATATTCAAAACCAGAAATAGAGCAAGTTCATAATTGGGTTAAAAATTTGATGATGGAAAGCACGAAAGGAGTTCAACCGGTTGGATTCGTCCGTGATACCGTTGAAGGGATAGCCCGCCTGATGGCCCCACTCTTATAA
- a CDS encoding ATP-dependent 6-phosphofructokinase, with protein sequence MPRKTTKNKDAIITEIEIPVLGKAKIPSPLKRCVFLDDQERTLVNLAEEEMDSSVGNSVYQEFEKAGPRAFTYFDPSKTKCAIVTCGGLCPGLNDVIRSIVLEAHYLYKVPSVLGIKFGLQGFIPKYGHDVVELTAEKVANIHQFGGTILGSSRGPQDAEEIVDALERMNISVLFMIGGDGTMRAAKRIVTEITKRKIKISIIGVPKTIDNDINFVTKSFGFDTAVDKATEAIQSAHVESLGVVNGIGLVKLMGRESGFIAAQATLALKDVNFVLVPEHPFEFDGEFGLLRSLEKRLDERQHAVIVCAEGAGQEQCEYTGEKDASGNPVLCDICTLIIRRIKDHFRDVGKEFTLKFIDPSYIIRSVPANANDCVYCGFLGQHAVHAAMAGKTGMVVSRLQARYVHLPLELVTTKRKKLNIRSDYWRAVLESTGQGHLRNDMEEGLCEM encoded by the coding sequence GTGCCGAGAAAGACTACAAAAAATAAAGACGCTATTATTACCGAGATTGAGATTCCAGTACTTGGAAAAGCCAAAATTCCTTCGCCGCTTAAAAGATGTGTTTTTCTTGATGATCAGGAAAGGACACTTGTTAACCTGGCAGAAGAGGAAATGGATTCATCTGTCGGTAATTCAGTTTATCAGGAATTTGAAAAGGCAGGTCCGCGCGCTTTTACATATTTTGACCCTTCAAAGACTAAATGTGCAATTGTCACATGCGGGGGGCTTTGTCCCGGTTTGAATGATGTGATCCGTTCAATTGTCCTTGAAGCACACTATCTTTATAAGGTCCCGTCTGTACTCGGCATTAAGTTCGGATTACAGGGTTTTATTCCCAAGTACGGGCATGATGTAGTTGAATTGACGGCCGAAAAAGTTGCCAACATACACCAGTTTGGCGGTACCATTCTTGGTTCCTCCAGAGGTCCTCAGGATGCAGAAGAGATTGTTGATGCTTTAGAGAGGATGAATATCTCAGTCTTGTTTATGATCGGTGGTGACGGTACCATGCGAGCAGCCAAAAGAATTGTTACCGAGATCACAAAACGTAAAATTAAAATTTCTATTATCGGTGTGCCAAAAACTATTGATAATGATATTAATTTTGTGACCAAATCTTTTGGGTTCGATACTGCGGTAGATAAGGCTACCGAGGCAATTCAGTCTGCACACGTAGAGTCTCTGGGGGTTGTCAACGGCATTGGTCTTGTCAAGCTTATGGGGCGTGAGTCCGGTTTTATCGCCGCACAGGCAACCCTTGCATTAAAAGATGTTAACTTTGTTCTCGTTCCGGAACACCCGTTTGAGTTTGACGGTGAATTCGGGCTTCTCCGTTCACTGGAGAAAAGACTTGATGAACGCCAGCATGCTGTGATTGTGTGTGCTGAAGGGGCCGGGCAGGAGCAATGTGAATATACCGGTGAAAAAGATGCATCAGGTAACCCTGTTCTATGCGATATCTGCACTTTGATCATTCGTAGAATCAAGGATCATTTTCGTGATGTTGGTAAAGAGTTTACCTTAAAATTTATTGACCCCAGCTACATTATTCGCTCGGTTCCAGCTAATGCAAATGATTGTGTTTATTGTGGATTCTTAGGCCAGCATGCGGTTCATGCCGCTATGGCTGGGAAAACAGGGATGGTCGTAAGTAGGCTTCAGGCCAGATACGTTCACTTGCCACTTGAGCTTGTGACGACCAAACGTAAGAAACTTAATATTCGCTCTGATTATTGGCGTGCAGTACTCGAATCCACCGGACAGGGACATCTTCGTAACGACATGGAAGAAGGTCTTTGTGAAATGTAG
- a CDS encoding zinc dependent phospholipase C family protein, translated as MKKILLIMTFTLIATLGFAASCFAWGPGVHMAIGNALLANPDVLPAAVARLLLTNSAIFLYGCLSADIFIGKGSKAKRKHSHNWKTGFALLNEATEPHLEAYSLGYLSHLAADIIAHNYYVPNLMHQAPAGGRLSHVYIEMLADDQANWSAQQATKIFRQANGEADLNLRKHMDAKKLSFFLKKSVFHQTIGLLEYKTVTRSLNFSKKVIPAYQNDYLHSALDYSYRVVVDMLQDPNNAVALNFDPIGSKNIGIATYENSWRNALKRPTPFSLSFKIDPQIIELPQKNGVSLLFKTPQKRSSYASSL; from the coding sequence ATGAAAAAAATACTATTGATTATGACATTCACGCTTATTGCGACTTTAGGATTTGCTGCAAGTTGCTTTGCATGGGGCCCCGGCGTTCATATGGCTATAGGAAATGCACTGCTGGCGAATCCCGATGTTCTTCCTGCCGCAGTGGCACGCCTTCTTTTAACCAACTCAGCCATTTTTCTATATGGATGTTTAAGTGCCGATATTTTTATAGGCAAAGGAAGTAAGGCGAAACGTAAACACAGCCATAACTGGAAAACAGGGTTTGCTCTGCTTAATGAAGCAACTGAACCACATCTTGAAGCTTATTCCCTTGGCTATCTGTCACATCTTGCTGCCGATATCATCGCTCATAACTACTATGTACCCAACCTCATGCATCAAGCTCCTGCTGGAGGCAGATTAAGCCATGTTTATATAGAAATGCTGGCTGATGATCAGGCCAATTGGTCTGCGCAGCAGGCTACAAAAATTTTCAGGCAGGCCAATGGAGAGGCGGACCTAAACTTACGTAAACACATGGATGCAAAAAAACTAAGTTTTTTCCTGAAAAAAAGCGTTTTTCATCAAACCATCGGTTTACTGGAATATAAGACTGTCACCCGTTCACTAAACTTTTCAAAAAAAGTCATTCCGGCATATCAGAATGACTATCTGCACTCTGCCCTGGACTATTCGTACCGGGTTGTTGTTGATATGCTGCAAGACCCAAATAACGCTGTCGCACTTAATTTCGACCCTATAGGCAGTAAGAATATCGGCATAGCCACATATGAAAATAGCTGGCGCAACGCACTAAAACGTCCCACTCCTTTTTCACTTAGCTTTAAAATAGATCCGCAGATAATAGAACTGCCACAAAAAAACGGTGTATCCCTTTTATTCAAGACTCCCCAGAAGAGATCATCTTATGCTTCATCCTTGTGA
- a CDS encoding amidohydrolase family protein — protein MTDCEDLIKDFALIHDGDRILKTGVWSDLKKDFSGKVTDMGDVTIVPGLINSHIHLELSHLKDKTVEGQGFTSWVKSLLSNPLYELEEKAICCALQFMLENGTVFCADISTRNCAQIASIMDNSGIGFYAFCEAIGLHTPSAKSKFFPNKKFRNGHTAGAGHSLYSTSPELLQAVKNADNDAGMPFSIHLAENVEEDEIIAHGTGEFAAMLKRAGMLADCGNKGLTPVEYADSITLLDETTLAIHCVKISEKDIQILADRKVNVCLCPRSNKYIGEGRAPWEKIISSGINTCLGTDSIASNYDLNMWNELEYLLKNIEKPISGHKALSLVTSNSAKALKIDELYGSLEEGKKAVFATVPAHLEDLLF, from the coding sequence ATGACAGATTGTGAAGATCTGATTAAAGATTTTGCCCTGATCCATGACGGGGACCGGATTCTGAAAACAGGAGTTTGGTCTGACCTCAAAAAGGACTTTTCCGGTAAAGTTACAGATATGGGAGATGTAACAATTGTCCCTGGTCTGATTAATTCTCATATTCACCTCGAACTGTCCCATCTCAAAGATAAGACAGTAGAGGGACAAGGATTTACCAGCTGGGTTAAATCACTTCTGTCTAATCCGCTCTATGAGCTGGAAGAGAAAGCGATATGCTGTGCGCTGCAATTTATGCTTGAAAACGGAACTGTTTTCTGCGCAGATATTTCAACCCGTAATTGTGCTCAGATAGCTTCAATTATGGATAATTCTGGAATCGGTTTTTATGCCTTTTGCGAAGCTATTGGCCTGCATACCCCATCTGCAAAATCTAAATTTTTCCCTAATAAAAAATTCCGCAATGGACATACTGCCGGAGCCGGACATTCACTATACTCGACCTCTCCTGAACTTTTGCAGGCAGTAAAAAATGCTGACAATGACGCAGGAATGCCTTTCTCCATTCATCTTGCTGAGAATGTTGAGGAAGACGAAATTATCGCACATGGAACTGGAGAATTTGCCGCTATGCTCAAAAGGGCCGGGATGCTTGCCGACTGCGGTAACAAAGGGCTGACACCGGTAGAATATGCCGACTCAATCACTCTGCTTGATGAAACGACCCTTGCCATCCATTGTGTAAAAATTTCAGAAAAAGACATTCAAATACTTGCTGACCGCAAGGTGAATGTCTGCCTATGTCCACGCTCCAATAAATATATTGGAGAAGGACGGGCACCATGGGAAAAAATTATATCATCAGGTATTAATACCTGTCTGGGGACAGACAGTATTGCTTCAAACTACGATCTTAATATGTGGAACGAGCTGGAGTACCTGCTGAAAAACATTGAAAAGCCCATAAGCGGTCATAAAGCCTTATCACTGGTTACGAGCAATAGTGCCAAGGCACTTAAGATAGATGAATTATACGGATCTCTTGAAGAGGGTAAAAAGGCGGTATTTGCTACCGTTCCCGCCCATCTTGAAGATCTTTTGTTCTAA
- a CDS encoding HD domain-containing protein, protein MSEPFKDAVGICKTIMRNGYDAYIINERLQKLTIEDKGKEIELDISTELDFKGLSKLFPNIQPSEKSGVAAVLNEGGSVFLFYTSEASNSSHPEECISRMTPRLLKVLEKQHKIPLSAACPYIPKAKDNYEGFAELSSGEVCLLGIPDQTLKKDYLMGIRALRFAANYNLPIETNTKIAIIRSCKRILDYVPVREIMDEWRKVEAENMYVFVALLFETMILHGLIPEVAALSRLTQVKNSKTGETEDVFHHTLDVMRLYPEELPYDWFGVVACLFHDVGKLYTAEEVEGSWQFLQHHRVGANATRKILTRLNFPQEDVDLICDLVRNHMRFHFMLTDKGIRKFKAIDEYPRLIEMVRADIKARDTTYKEFNHNLKMLERADIPEEALDPFLNGNEIMQHTGLKPGPVVGIIRETLLKAQIAGDVSTMDEAIEFVIDQAKKS, encoded by the coding sequence ATGAGCGAACCTTTCAAGGACGCGGTGGGTATCTGCAAAACCATCATGCGTAACGGCTATGATGCTTACATCATCAATGAAAGACTTCAAAAGTTAACCATTGAGGATAAGGGAAAAGAGATTGAACTGGACATTTCCACCGAGCTTGATTTCAAAGGCTTGTCCAAACTCTTTCCAAACATCCAGCCCTCTGAAAAGAGCGGAGTTGCGGCTGTACTGAATGAAGGTGGCAGCGTCTTCCTTTTTTACACATCCGAAGCCAGCAACTCTTCACACCCTGAGGAATGCATTTCCCGCATGACTCCAAGGCTTCTCAAGGTATTGGAAAAACAACATAAAATACCTTTATCTGCAGCATGTCCATACATTCCAAAAGCTAAAGATAACTATGAAGGATTTGCAGAGCTTTCAAGTGGTGAAGTCTGCCTTCTCGGTATTCCAGACCAGACTCTGAAAAAAGATTATCTCATGGGAATCAGGGCGTTGCGCTTTGCTGCCAACTATAACCTGCCCATCGAAACAAACACGAAAATAGCTATCATCAGATCTTGCAAGCGTATACTTGATTACGTTCCGGTTCGTGAGATTATGGATGAATGGCGAAAAGTTGAAGCTGAAAACATGTATGTTTTCGTTGCCTTACTTTTTGAAACCATGATCCTGCACGGCCTTATCCCTGAAGTAGCGGCACTTTCCCGCCTGACTCAGGTGAAGAACAGTAAGACAGGTGAAACAGAGGATGTATTCCACCACACTCTGGATGTAATGCGTCTATACCCTGAGGAACTTCCCTATGACTGGTTCGGCGTCGTTGCGTGCCTTTTCCATGATGTTGGTAAGTTATATACAGCTGAAGAAGTAGAAGGAAGCTGGCAGTTCCTTCAGCATCATCGCGTCGGAGCCAATGCAACAAGAAAGATTCTGACCCGTCTTAACTTCCCTCAGGAAGATGTAGACCTCATCTGTGATCTTGTCCGCAATCATATGCGTTTCCACTTCATGCTCACTGACAAAGGTATCAGAAAATTCAAAGCAATTGATGAATACCCTCGTCTTATCGAAATGGTCCGCGCTGACATTAAAGCCCGCGATACCACCTACAAGGAATTCAACCACAACCTCAAAATGCTTGAGCGTGCAGATATTCCTGAAGAAGCACTTGATCCGTTCCTTAACGGTAATGAGATCATGCAGCATACCGGTCTAAAACCAGGACCTGTAGTAGGTATTATCCGTGAAACCCTGCTGAAAGCTCAGATTGCAGGTGATGTAAGCACCATGGATGAAGCCATTGAATTCGTTATTGATCAGGCCAAAAAATCCTAA